The Silene latifolia isolate original U9 population chromosome X, ASM4854445v1, whole genome shotgun sequence genome contains the following window.
atagattttaaatttaatatataattttatgatgataataattaataccataagtatgcatatttatactaattaattattttattttaaggaaatttaccgtcttctagtcttctataaatatttaggaaaattaccaagcatcttctttcttttagtctccttaaaattgaccatcttaaataattatttattttaaggaaacagaccatcataattaattattttattttaaggtaattaaccatgttttagtctcttacaaatgtttaggaaaattaccaagcttctatataatttaattttaacctaaaactatataatatttgcattgagatcccttaatcgggtccaccACACGGTGCTAtagatttaaaactatatagtataattaatttatataactttctttaattacattgaagtcccttggtttcggGATTTAGTATATAGTATTGATTTGTTTCCTTTGTTAatactagttttaatcccgtgcaaaaaatgcacgagTTACTTTTAAATCCGTGTAAAAGTACATGAATTATTACATTATCATTATAATTCAGTCGAATaaaagtagtaataataatattactcTCAAGCCAAATAAATTGTAACCTAATCTCCCATTTTACTCTATCCGAATTTCTTATTTACTCTCGGGCCAAATAATTTTCACAAATTATGTAAAATGTTTGGTTTTGTCGTAACattttaatttttcatatttttcccGAATTTTATATCCGTGTGTTTACTTTTTTATATTATAGTGTACTCCTTCCATTCAACTTCACACTACACATTtctattttgtacactattcataaGTGAGCATTCAATTTTAACTTTCTCTCAATACGCAAGTAAAAATATATTCATGAGGGATCTTGTtccattcaacttcaattttaaCTTTCTCTCAATTTTAACTTTCTCTCaatacggaaaattcacgtgttACCCTTGAACTTTACCACGTACAAAATgtcaaagttcgagggtaccatgtgaattttccgttataaatattcATTCTTTATCATTTTTTCAAATACGTAGCTAAACATATTTGTCACGCAGAATActcgttgacaaacgtgaaaaagtaaaTGTATAGTGTGAAGTTGAATTGGGGGGGAGGtgttggggggggggggagtaGGGGAGTATTAACTAAGTCATGTAAATATCAAAGGGTTGTGAAAGTTATTGACAACTGACGAAATAAAGCTTCCTTATTAGAATATTAGTAACGGAAAGAATAAAGAGAGTAAATAATCTTTGTAAAGATCAGGGGAACCCTACATCATCAACTTTATTTCTTAATTCCTAAATTTTGGCCAATAGAAGGAAGCTAAATGTTGGCGAAACAAGTTTGGAGGCTGCTCCCAACCCCAAACTCGTTGGTAGGCCGGGTCTTGAAAGCAAGATACTTCAAAAATGATTCTGTCATGGAGGCTAGAAGAGGGTATGACCCGAGTTTCTCATGGGGTAGCATGTGGGGCTCAAAATCGCTGCTAGCTACTGGAAGGGCTAAAGTGGAGAGTCGGGAACGGGCAAAGCATAGGGGTGTGTGTGAAGCCTGGTTACCGGGTGAGAATGCAGGAAAGGTTCCTATGCCAAACGTTGAAGCGGATCCTAATATGAAAGTGTCGGATTTCATTGATGTTGATAACGAGCGATGGAATATCgaggtactttgtgaggtaatgACTGAGGATGATGTGAAACTGGTGCTCAAATTACCTCTGAGTAAAAGAATGCCAATCGATGAAATTTACTGGTGGCGGACAAAGGATGGGAAATATACGGTAAAGTTCGGGTATTGGGTAGAAAGGAGGAATGCCACAACACCGAGAGAGAGTGGGGATTCGTTGTGTTCATGGAAGCAGGTCTGACAGCTTAATTAAAATACCTCCTAAATTGTCCCATTTAGTTTGGAAAATTTATGCGAAGATTTTACCTGTGCGGAAGAGTCTCTTTCGTCGACATTGCTGCCTGAGCCCGCTCTGTAATTTCTGTCACGAAGAGGAATGCAGTGACCCTGCTTTGTTTGGGTGCGCATGGATGAAAATCCACTGGAAGGCGAGCGGTTTAGGGGAGTTTGTCGAGGCTGCCCCGCATGAGTCTTGTGAGGAACGAATTACTTGGATACTCCATAAACTaagatatgatgagcggggaagGTTTCTTGATATTGTGTGTTCGATGTGGACTATACGGAACCAGAGGTTGTTTGAAGAGTCTCCTCCAAATGAGAATGTTGTCTGTTCGGGACTGGTTAAGATGGTGGCTGATTACTATGCGGACCGTGTTATTGCTAGGTGTATGTTCAATGAGGTAGGTAGGAGTGCTTGGTCTCCTCCATTGGCAGGTATTATTAAAATAAATACGGATGCGTACATGGCCGGAAACGGGAGTGTTGGGTTGGGTGCGGTAGCGCTGGATAAGGATGGGCGTATTCTCTGGATGGGTAGTAGGCGTGTCGGGGCAGAATGGGATGTGGAGGTTGCGGAAGCTCAATCAGCCATCTTCGGTCTTGACATTGCGAGGGAAAAAGGGCTTTCAGGTATTGCTTTGGAATGTGATGCACTGAATTTGGTGAGGGCTGTGCGGGACAAGGACATAGCAAGGACACCGGTTGGACTTTGTGTCGAGGATTTGTGTACTCTTCTTAGCTCTTTCGAATCTAATAATTGTTATCATGTAAAATGTGGGGGGAATACTGTGGCTCATTGTCTTACCCGAATTTGCGAGCGTGTCGGGGATGCCATCATTATTGTAACGGATTTCCCGCAGGTTGTCATATCACTTGCGGAAATTGATCTAATATAAAAACCAATGTTTTCcttcaaaaaaaatataatatagcTATGTTATTTTGTGTGATTTTATTTGATTTGTCTTTGTAAGTATATTACAAATATTAAAATTTTATAGAGTAAGTTTctgtaaaacggttttacaatATCACATTGTAAAACCATATAACGAAAGACCTTAATATCCTTGTTATGAAAGTTGGTAATTGATGGAAGTTATTTTAAAAGGGTTTTAggtaactatttgactataatatttataaaaacgGTTTATATAATAATTGTTGTTGATAATAATTTGACGAGACAAAGAAAGTATTATTATTACAAGTTTACAACCAATCAGCGGCACTTTTGACAACACAATGTAAAACACAATATAATAGGAGATCTTCGTGTCTATTTagtagcacaaattctcattgaagacgcaCTATATCCGTTACAAGGTGAAGACGGGCCAAATAATAGGATATCCGTGTGATTTGGGTGGGTGGGTGTACTAGTAGGTTGATTTAAATATTACACCCAATCTCGTTTTTTGTGCTCAGAAATTATTTGTTTTTTCCCCCCAACCCCACCCATACCCCAAGCTATCATACTTTTTGGGACATCTTAGCCTCCCTATCAGTCACCATCTCCTTTCAAAAAAAGCATTCATCTTCAAGCTCTCATACATCTTCATCTTCAAGCTCTATCAACCTATAATTTCTCACAAAAACATCATGTAAATCTTCAACTAATATAACCATCTTATTTTTTCAAATCTTAATCACTAAGAAAAAATGGAGGACGAAGATGCTCTGTTggctttagagacggttttagaAGATTCTATGGGTGCTGTTAATAACGATGATAGTCTAGTGCCTGTCGTTACTGACGACGAATTTGTGACCATGATGATAAATAAAGGTTCGTTTTTTTCCCTTATTATGATTGTAAGTTTTGTTATGTTCTGTTTTTTGATGATATTTAGGGCAATATAACTCAAGCTAGTGTAATatttgttgttgtgttgttgttaaattttattgttgttattaaacCTTTAACAACAATGAATTTGTGACGATGATGAAGCTGTGACGATGCTGATAATACGCTTAACATTTAAAGATTTTATTTGTTGTGTTCTATATAAAGATTTAAAGATTTTATTTGGCCTGTTTTCATGTTTTCGTGACTGTAGAAATATTAGTTTTTATGTTGCTGAATTTGCCACACTGATTCAGAAGTTATCACGTTTATGCATATTTACTTCTATTTTAGGTTTTTTGACTACGAAGTTTAAATTACCTTTGCACAGTGTTATTATTCTAACACAATCGGATGCATTTGTCACAGGTACTGATTTATCCGGTTCTCTTCTTGGAATCAAAGCAGCGAAATGGGAGCATATTTATGCTTTATATATTAAACATTCGCAACACATTGGATTTAGTGTCAAGAAATCGACATCTGGGCGGGCTAACAAGAAAGACAGACCGTTCATTGAGCGATACTTTAGATGTTCAAGAGTAAAGGCAGTTTAAATGGTGACGTTGAAGTTTTAAACAGCAATTTGAGGAATGTTTTAATTACTCGTTGTGAGTGCAAAGCCTGTGTCAGGACGCAAGTTAATGAGGAAGGAGTATGGGAGGTGCTGCAGCATGAGATCGAGCACAATCACCtgttaacccccccccccccccgccccCAGCGCAAGATTTCAGAAGCGGAGGGCGAGTTAATAAAGGCAATGACTGAAGCTCATGTGGCCCCTTCGGTTTAATTCAGAGTTGTTGCGGCAGCTGCTAGTGGCGATGAGTTCGTTGGGTACACAAAGCGAGATCATATCAACTATGTAAATAGATTGCGGATGAAAAAAATTGAAGGAGGTGATGCAGCAACATTGATCAACCTTCTGACGAGCAGGCAAGCGGAGGAGCCGGGTTTTTTCTTTCGCGTTGAATTTAACGAAGAAGGAAGATTAAGTAACATATTTTGGCGGGACGCAATGATGAGAGAGGACTATTTGTTATACCTAGACGTAATCATATTCGACACTACTTATCGTACGAATAGGTACCATCTTATTTGTGGAGCCTTTGTTGGTATCAACAATCATTGGTCGAAAGTTTGTTCGGGTGTCCATTCCTGTCGAACGAGAATCAAGAATCATTTGAGTGGTTATCAAAGTTTTCAATGAATCCATGGGAGATGAAATCCGACCAGTCTCTATCTTTACTGACCAAGGCCAAGCAATAGCAAATGTCATCAAAGAGGTTTGACATTATCTCATTACAGTTGAAGTCTGACCAGTCTCACATATATATTAACAGGGTCACATTTCTCCATAAACTGGTCACAGTTTCCAAATGTCACTATGTCATTGATAGAGATGTTATGACTTTATCACAAATGCAAGCAAGTTTAGTAATTTACCATCTAATACCCACATTGGTAACATGTTACAGCTAACAAACATGCCAAGGTCACATTTATCGTTAAAGTGGTCACTTTTTGCGATACATTGGTCACATATATAGCTTACCATCTTTTTGTAGATAAATTGATCACATTGTCACCAGTTTTAAATTTTCACACTTTGTATAAATCATCCTTGTACTGCTTACATTATTGTTTAAGCTATCAACATTTCTATTTTAATTAACATGTCGCCATCTAAGCTGATATATGTTTCTCCTTGTATGCACCTGAAATGTGGTTACATTTATAGCATCTATACTAACATTGTACGAAATTTACCAAATGATACCATGTTCACAGACAAATGTGGTCTGTATAAGATATTGAcacattataaattataaatgtaaCTATTTTTACGATTGTTTTCTTGTACACACTCAAAAGTCTCCACATTACCGACTATTTAACATGGTTACATTTATGAATGAACCCATTACAAAACCAGATGTCACCATCTTAATTTTTATTTTGCACTAATAATGGTGACATGTTCACAGGTTTACCACACAGCAAGACATAGGGTCATCCAAAGTGTCAAAAATCTAAAACTGGTGACAATGACAATTGAAAATTGTGAAATCTGGTCAAAGGAGGGACATTTATCAGTTCAGGTGGTGACAAAGTTATTTCAATTACAAATGTTGATAGCTTACACAATAATGTATCTCAGTAATGTAGGGTTAACTTGATAACATGTATATGCAAAAATGTGATCAATTTATTTCAAAAAGATGGTAAGCTatatatgtgaccattttatcgcAAAAAGTGACCACTTTAACGATAAATGTAACCCATTAACATGGTTACATTTTGTGAGTGAACCCATTAACATACCAGATGTGACCATCTtaatttttattttgatgataacattttacactaataatggtGACATGTTCACAGGTTTATTCCACAGCAAGACATAGGTTATGTCAGTGGCACATTCAGCAAAACGCAATCTCTCACTTTGGGAAATTAAAGGGTGATCGACCGTTCCAGAACTTATTCAACAAATGTCTCAATGGTTATTTCAATGAATCAGAATTTGAAGAAACTTGGCACAAAATGATGAAAGACTATGGGTTAGAGGGCCATTCATGGTTTAAGAGACTATATAAACATAGAGTTAAATGGAGCACTGCATTGAACAATGAATTCTTTTATGCCGGGATATTGTTGTCTCAGAGGAGCGAGAACACAAACCATGCCATGAGTTTTCAAGCTTCAAAGACCACGTCAGTTACTGCTTTCTTTGGGATATTTGAAAACACGGTGAGAAGATGGAGAAGTGAGGTGGAGCGGAAAGAATTCAACGGTATAAGATCCACGCCCACCTCCGTTTACCCTTTTGCTGACCTGTTGCTTCATGCATCTCAAGTTTATACCGTGGAGCTCTTTCGCATCTTCGAGAGAGAATTCGCTCTTGCAATGGGAACTCGTGCCACATACTTGGCAGTTGATGACCCTCTGTTGGTGTACCGCCTCCACCCCGCTGCTTCTGAGGATGGGGCACATCATGTCACGTATGATTTCTCTAATCAGTTAATTGAATGCACTTGCCGAAAGTTCCAGGTTATGGGTATATTTTGCAGTCACATAATTCGTGTCCTCCACATGCATTCTGTTGGGGAGATACCCAACAGGTACATATTACGGAGATGGACAAAATTCTCCAAGAAAGCTGTGTGGGAGAGGCTTCTTCCAAGCGACATTCGCAGAAGCGCTGCCAATGACGCCATAAACTGGCGTCGTTCAATGTTGATTGCTACAAACCATCTTATCACTAAATGCCACAATGTTGTTGAGGCTAGGCTTATTTTTGAGAAGTTGTATGTGAAGGATAATGAGGAAGTGCAGTTGTTACTGTCCAAACTCAGTATGGACGAAGAGCAACGTAATGAATATGTACCCAACGTAGACCCGACTGGGCCTCCAATTCTAGATCCAGTACGTTGTATGACAAAGGGTCATAGTGCACGTAAGAAAAGAAATCTGGGGACTAAGAAGAAGGCTAAGAAAGCGACTGAACAAGGCAGTACCATGTACACACCTATTCCGCGTCTGATTTGATCTACTTTGCCCCACATGACATAACTCAAACATTTTCGGGAAATTTTTTGGGTACTATGAACTGTTTGTTAGACCAGTTTATTTTGTGTGACGAGTGTACTCATATAAGCTGTAACATATATGAAATCAGATTGATATATCTGCGTTCATATATGTTACCATATTATGATGCTAGAAACTGGTCACATTTAGGGAACAAGGTGATGACATTAGTAGTTATCTATCAATATCACCATTTTTAGTCATAAATTAAGTATTTTGACTTTAAGTTTCAGTGTAATGTTGTTTGTTTTCGAATGTTTTTTTGACCTGTGGACATGTGTCTTTCTGTTGTAAATATGGGTTATTCCTCTTACCTGTTATGATGCTCACTTTAAAAAATGTTGCTACCTTAAGTATGAATGTCACCATTTTTAAGTTGTCAACATACACCTACATATCAGAGCAAATATGGTCACATGTATACAAACCATAAGAATGTAACCATCTTTAGGCTAATTGTGACCCTTCTTTTAGTTTTTAATACACATCACACAACATGCTCACATTTGAGACTAAATATTTTGAGATATCTCATTTTCACTATATATTTTTCGTACTCAAATatttatactttttttttctttcctttcccACCTTTCAAAAGTTGTTTTTTGTTGATCTATATGATGGTTATTCAGCGTTGGATGTTACCATTATTTAACATGGTTACTGAACTGTTAACATGGGAACATCAATGACTATAATTGCTGACATATGTCATTGTTGGAAATTTGACCATCCTATGTCAGGCATGTACCTATGTTTAACCGTTGAGAGTTAAACTTAACATGATAACAGCTGTTGTTTATAACATGCTGACTTTTATGGTCAGCATCAAAATGTTACTACTTTACTACAACATTGTGACCATTTTTGTTCGTATATGTCACAATGCGAAGGGTAACTACAGTACGGGTAATACATACCCCAATAGTCTACACTTAAGAGTTTAACAAAAGGACTATGTAACATTCCCTTCACTGCAGGGAAGGACCAAAAGTGTTGTCCCAAAATACTACAACATTATCAGTTAACGACAGTTCTTTGTTAACGACCGCTGCAACTACTTCACTTCTTCTTGCCGCCAGGCTTTTGATTAGGACGGTTCGGGGGACGGAGGACTTCCTTAGGGCAATTTGAAACAGGGACTGCTGGTTGACGGTCGCTAGCACGAGTGTACCTGAGCTCGTATGAGCGGGCTGGTGTTCGTCCAATGTCATCAATCCCCAAGTCAAATGAGGGTGGGAGAACCACGTTCTCCATAGCCGCGTCCACCTGGTCAAGCATGGCAATGTATTCGGCATAGAAGGCGGGGTCGCTATCCAATTTCTGCGACAAGGTCTCTTCCTCTGCTTCTCCCGCTTCTCCAACCACTGCGTTCTGCTGTTGCCGACTCTGCTGAGACAGGGGAGGATCCACCCTCAATTCTTCTGCCATTTGACGATGCAAGCGTGACACCAAATGTTAGTTCCTCTTTGACTGGTACCATTTCAGTATACGCGCCTAGAAAAGGACAACTTTCGATTAGAAGGATATTGCACTAATTTAATGCCCATTACATATACATATAAATTCACAAATTAACAGACCTACATATCACTGCTATGATGGTCAATTACAAAAATGTTACTTCCTTAAGTCAGAATGTCACCATTCTTAGTTTTCAACAGACACCTACATATTGCAGCTTTAATGGTTACATGTCAACAGACCATAATAATGTAATCATCTTTAGTGAATTTGTGACCCTTCTTTTACTTTTAAATACACATCACCTACATATTGCAACTTGTTGACATATCATAATAGAAATGGTTACATTATAACATTCAATGACAATGTAACCATCTTAAGGCAGTTTTGTCACCTATTTAAATGTCAAACATAGACAACAGTTAAGTCAGATTTCATTCTACAACACCTACATATCACACCTACGATTCTTACATGTACAAATGTTATCATGTTAAACAATAATGTCACCAGTTAAAGTTTGTCAACAAACACCAACATTTCACGCTTTCATGGTCACATGCGAACAGACAATAAGAATGTACCTAACTTTAGTCTAAATGTGACTACAATTTTGAAGGATAGACAAGTGCTGCTAAACATTACTGACTAATAAATATACATATAATTTCACAAATTAATAGACCTACAGACACTACTATGATGATCACTTCCAAAAATGTTACAACCTTAAGTCAGAATTTCACCATTTTTAGTTGTCAACAGCCACCTACATATTGCAGCTTACATGATTACATGTGAACAGAGCATAAGAATGTAAGAATCTTTAGTGAATTTGTGACCCTTGTTTTAGTTTTAAATAAATATCACAAAACTTGCTCATATTATCACATTCAATGACAATGTAACCATCTTTAGGCAATTTGTGACCCTTCTTTTAGTGTCAAACATAGACAACAGTTAAGACATATTTCATTCTACAACACCTACATATCACACCTACGATGCTTACATGTACAAATTTTATCATTTTAAGCCAGAATGTCACCACTTAAAGTTGTCAACAAACACCAACATTTCACAGCTTACATGGTCACATGTGAGCAGACAATTACCTCACTTTAGTCTAAATGTAACTGTAATTTTGAAGGATAGACAATAGAACTTACATCGTTATATAGGCGCCTGAGATCCTCATCTGTAAGCAGGTCATTTGGTAGAGGCAAAGTCACAGTCCTACATCCCTTATCAATTTCAATGCCACTGTCCTCGGCCGGACGACCTCCTTCCTCCACTGTTGCTCCCACTCCAGTATCATCCTTTCCTTCTTCAGGGGCTTCTCTTTCAACTTTAACTCTATAGAATGACTTCTCCAGATGAAGGGACAGCGGATACGTCCTCAGATCCCACACCCTATACCAAAGCCCCTATGGACAGCGTAAGCTTTACATTCCTCTTTCACTCGCTGCTTCAGTTCCTCATATGTCCAATGTCTTATCAATGGTAGTTTTGTCTTTCCAGGCTCACCCCTCCAAATCAGTCGATGAAAGTAGACTAATTGGAAGAACATTACGCAGCCCCCAATGCTTTTCGACTCATTCTCCTTCCATGATTTCACAGATTGGTCGAAACGATCCAGGATGTAGATGCACCAGTCCATTTTTGGAATGGACTTAACATCCTCCACAACCCTCAACAACCTCGTGTCAACACGATTCTGAACAGTTGGGGCTAAGAACGACCCCAGTGCAAACAACACAAAAATTTTCTTGAATTCTGATCCACCGACTACCATCTGCAGCATCTCACCTCTAACCTTGTCCAATTGGATATCTTTCTTGGGCAAAGCATTGAATCTCTCTCTCCAAGAGTGTCATCCTCTATGTTCTTCGACTTTTCAGCAACACCTTTCATTTTCTGAGTCACTGTTTGCGCATGAAAATCTATAGTTGGTCAAACATTGTCTAACATAAAAGGATTTCCTAATAACTGGTAATCAGACTGACCCTATTATGTTCCCATCCTAAGATATTTATTCAACTCTAAAGTGGTCACATATCTCGTTAAATGGGTCACATATGATCTCAAATGCAACTAAGTGTACATGTCACTATAACAAAGGGAACTAAGTGATCATTTTAAGAAACTAAAGGTACACTAAATTGGTCACATATCATCATAAATGCAGCCAAGTCTATTATGTTACCAAGTCTATTATGTTAGTTTGGTCACATATCACCATGTTAACAAATTGAGTGTTCACTAAA
Protein-coding sequences here:
- the LOC141617111 gene encoding uncharacterized protein LOC141617111, with translation MLAKQVWRLLPTPNSLVGRVLKARYFKNDSVMEARRGYDPSFSWGSMWGSKSLLATGRAKVESRERAKHRGVCEAWLPGENAGKVPMPNVEADPNMKVSDFIDVDNERWNIEVLCEVMTEDDVKLVLKLPLSKRMPIDEIYWWRTKDGKYTVKFGYWVERRNATTPRESGDSLCSWKQILPVRKSLFRRHCCLSPLCNFCHEEECSDPALFGCAWMKIHWKASGLGEFVEAAPHESCEERITWILHKLRYDERGRFLDIVCSMWTIRNQRLFEESPPNENVVCSGLVKMVADYYADRVIARCMFNEVGRSAWSPPLAGIIKINTDAYMAGNGSVGLGAVALDKDGRILWMGSRRVGAEWDVEVAEAQSAIFGLDIAREKGLSGIALECDALNLVRAVRDKDIARTPVGLCVEDLCTLLSSFESNNCYHVKCGGNTVAHCLTRICERVGDAIIIVTDFPQVVISLAEIDLI